One genomic segment of Primulina tabacum isolate GXHZ01 chromosome 9, ASM2559414v2, whole genome shotgun sequence includes these proteins:
- the LOC142556192 gene encoding protein argonaute 1B-like, translated as MARRRQTDIPGFGESSESQESGGGRGGGRRPPQMAAGHRGGARGWAPQRGVYGGRGGRMPPQQYHGGPTDYPQGRGGQQYQRGGPPSQRHGGFPGGRGSGAPSGPPPPELHQATHSPFHAVMMAQPTPYLGGPEAQTGPSSYSQSPELTSSELASQFQPLSIEPEVAQSQEMQPASSKSMRFPLRPGKGIYGASCVVKANHFFAELPDKDLHQYDVSITPEVTSRGVNRAVMEQLVKLYQESHLGKRLPAYDGRKSLYTAGPLPFVSKEFKINLIDEEDGPGGPRREREFKVLIKFAARADLHHLGMFLQGRQADAPQEALQVLDIVLRELPTSRYSPVGRSFYSPDLGRRHPLGEGLESWRGFYQSIRPTQMGLSLNIDMSSTAFIEPLPVIDFVTQLLYRDVSARPLSDADRVKIKKALRGVKVEVTHRGNMRRKYRISGLTSQATRELTFPVDERGTMKSVVEYFRETYGFVIQHTQWPCLQVGNTQRPNYLPMEVCKIVEGQRYSKRLNERQITELLKVTCQRPNERENDILRTVRHNAYAEDPYAKEFGIKISEKLAQVEARVLPAPWLKYHDSGREKDCLPQVGQWNMMNKRMVNGGTVNCWIGINFARNVQESVAHSFCHELAQMCTTSGMAFNPEPVLPVLNARPDQVERVLKARYHDVMTKLQPYGKELDLLIVILPDNNGSLYGDLKRICETDLGIVSQCCLQKHVYKMSKQYLANVSLKINVKVGGRNTVLVDAISRRLPLVSDQPTIIFGADVTHPHPGEDSSPSIAAVVASQDWPEVTKYAGLVCAQAHRQELIQDLYKTWQDPVKGTVHGGMIKELLVSFRRATGQKPQRIIFYRDGVSEGQFYQVLLYELDAIRKACASLEPTYQPTVTFVVVQKRHHTRLFANNYHDRHSVDRSGNILPGTVVDSKICHPTEFDFYLCSHAGIQGTSRPAHYHVLWDENKFTADGLQSLTNNLCYTYARCTRSVSIVPPAYYAHLAAFRARFYMEPETSDSGSMTSGVASSRGGAATRSSRVPMGSAVRPLPQLRDNVKRVMFYC; from the exons ATGGCGAGAAGGAGGCAAACTGATATTCCTGGTTTTGGTGAGAGCTCCGAGTCTCAGGAATCTGGTGGAGGACGTGGTGGTGGCCGACGTCCTCCGCAGATGGCTGCTGGACACCGTGGAGGAGCAAGAGGTTGGGCACCCCAACGAGGAGTGTATGGTGGAAGAGGTGGCAGAATGCCTCCACAGCAGTATCATGGTGGGCCTACTGATTATCCGCAAGGCCGTGGTGGTCAACAGTATCAGCGAGGAGGGCCACCTTCTCAGCGCCATGGTGGATTTCCAGGTGGTCGTGGGTCTGGGGCACCTTCTGGGCCACCGCCTCCCGAGCTGCATCAAGCTACCCATTCTCCTTTTCATGCTGTTATGATGGCTCAGCCGACTCCATATCTGGGGGGCCCTGAGGCACAAACAGGACCTAGCTCTTATTCTCAGTCACCGGAGTTGACTTCTTCAGAATTGGCTTCCCAGTTTCAGCCTCTTTCTATCGAGCCAGAAGTGGCCCAAAGCCAAGAAATGCAGCCCGCTTCAAGCAAGTCTATGAGATTTCCTCTAAGGCCTGGGAAGGGTATTTATGGTGCTAGTTGTGTTGTGAAGGCCAACCACTTTTTTGCTGAGCTTCCTGACAAAGACTTGCATCAATATGAT GTATCAATTACACCTGAAGTCACATCCCGTGGTGTCAATCGCGCTGTGATGGAGCAGCTAGTGAAGCTGTACCAGGAATCCCATCTGGGAAAGAGACTTCCTGCTTATGATGGAAGAAAGAGTCTCTATACTGCTGGGCCACTGCCTTTTGTTTCGaaggaattcaaaatcaacCTCATTGATGAAGAAGATGGTCCGGGTGGTCCAAG GCGAGAGAGGGAGTTCAAGGTGCTGATCAAGTTTGCAGCACGTGCTGACTTGCATCATCTAGGCATGTTCTTACAGGGAAGGCAAGCTGATGCACCCCAAGAAGCTCTTCAGGTTTTGGACATTGTTCTGCGTGAACTTCCCACTAGTCG GTATTCTCCAGTTGGCCGCTCATTTTATTCCCCTGATTTAGGCAGAAGGCATCCGTTGGGTGAAGGGCTAGAAAGTTGGCGGGGTTTTTACCAAAGTATTCGCCCTACTCAAATGGGATTGTCCCTGAACATCG ATATGTCATCTACTGCTTTCATCGAGCCACTTCCTGTGATTGACTTTGTCACCCAGCTTCTGTATCGAGATGTCTCTGCTAGACCATTGTCTGATGCTGACCGTGTGAAG ATAAAAAAGGCTCTTAGAGGAGTTAAGGTGGAGGTCACTCATCGTGGAAATATGCGCAGGAAATACCGCATATCTGGTTTGACATCACAGGCAACGCGGGAACTAAC ATTTCCTGTCGATGAAAGAGGCACAATGAAATCTGTGGTAGAATACTTCCGAGAGACCTATGGATTTGTCATTCAACACACGCAATGGCCTTGTCTGCAAGTTGGAAATACTCAGAGGCCAAATTATTTGCCCATGGAG GTTTGCAAGATTGTGGAGGGCCAGAGGTACTCAAAGAGGTTAAATGAGAGGCAGATTACTGAGCTCCTGAAAGTCACTTGCCAACGTCCAAATGAGAGAGAGAATGACATACTTCGG ACTGTACGCCATAATGCATATGCTGAAGACCCTTATGCCAAAGAATTTGGGATTAAAATTAGTGAGAAGCTCGCTCAAGTGGAAGCTCGCGTTTTGCCTGCACCTTGG CTCAAGTATCATGATTCTGGACGGGAGAAAGACTGTCTTCCCCAAGTTGGGCAGTGGAACATGATGAACAAG AGAATGGTTAATGGTGGTACAGTGAACTGTTGGATTGGTATTAACTTTGCCCGAAATGTGCAAGAGAGTGTAGCGCACAGTTTCTGTCACGAGCTCGCGCAAATGTGCACTACTTCTGGCATG GCTTTCAATCCGGAACCCGTCTTACCTGTTTTGAATGCCCGCCCAGATCAGGTAGAAAGGGTTCTAAAAGCTAGGTATCATGATGTCATGACTAAACTGCAGCCTTATGGGAAGGAACTTGATTTGCTGATTGTTATATTGCCGGATAATAATGGTTCTCTTTATG GTGACCTGAAACGTATATGCGAAACggatcttggaattgtttctcaATGCTGTCTACAGAAGCATGTCTATAAGATGAGCAAGCAGTACCTTGCCAATGTGTCTCTGAAGATAAACGTGAAAGTCGGAGGGAGGAACACGGTGTTGGTTGATGCAATTTCAAGACGTCTACCCCTTGTCAGTGATCAGCCTACAATTATTTTTGGTGCTGATGTCACTCATCCCCATCCTGGCGAGGATTCCAGTCCTTCGATTGCAGCT GTTGTTGCTTCCCAGGATTGGCCCGAAGTCACAAAATATGCGGGCTTGGTATGCGCACAGGCCCATAGGCAAGAACTCATTCAAGACTTGTATAAAACCTGGCAGGATCCCGTCAAAGGGACTGTCCATGGTGGAATGATCAA GGAACTACTTGTTTCATTTCGCAGAGCCACTGGGCAGAAACCACAGAGAATTATTTTTTACAG GGATGGTGTCAGTGAAGGGCAGTTTTATCAAGTATTGCTTTATGAACTTGATGCAATCCGCAAg GCATGTGCATCTTTGGAGCCAACCTATCAGCCCACTGTTACCTTTGTCGTAGTACAGAAACGACATCATACAAGATTGTTTGCCAATAACTACCACGACAGACATTCAGTAGATAGAAGTGGAAACATACTCCCTG GCACTGTAGTAGATTCAAAGATCTGCCACCCTACTGAGTTCGACTTCTACCTGTGCAGCCATGCTGGGATCCAG GGTACTAGCCGCCCAGCTCATTATCATGTGCTGTGGGATGAAAACAAGTTTACTGCTGATGGTCTTCAATCTCTTACAAACAACCTTTGCTACAC ATATGCCAGATGCACCAGGTCTGTTTCCATTG TGCCTCCTGCGTACTATGCTCATTTAGCTGCTTTTCGTGCTCGTTTCTACATGGAGCCGGAAACATCAGACAGCGGCTCGATGACTAGTGGCGTAGCCTCTAGTCGTGGTGGTGCAGCCACTAGGAGTAGCAGGGTTCCTATGGGTTCTGCTGTGAGACCCCTGCCGCAGCTTAGGGACAATGTGAAAAGGGTAATGTTCTATTGTTGA
- the LOC142556193 gene encoding organelle RRM domain-containing protein 6, chloroplastic-like isoform X1, with product MATATFNQHIRPRPLLATPLPPPGSISEIVFYSAPLKPNKLVSGVRECNLLIAAYLPPSRPPSSASRTHFNPSTKLFVSGLSFRTTEESLRNAFENFGELVEVNLVMDKIANRPRGFAFLRYAMAEESKKAIEGMHGKFLDGRVIFVEVAKSRSDLREGLKQKPGERELE from the exons ATGGCCACCGCAACCTTCAACCAGCACATTCGACCTCGCCCTCTCCTTGCGACGCCGCTGCCGCCACCGGGAAGTATATCGGAAATAGTCTTCTACTCCGCACCTCTTAAGCCCAACAAGCTTGTAAGTGGAGTTCGAGAATGTAATCTCCTAATTGCGGCGTATCTCCCACCTAGTCGTCCGCCTTCTTCTGCGTCGAGAACGCATTTCAATCCTTCCACCAAACTCTTCGTTAGCG GGCTCTCTTTTAGGACCACAGAGGAGAGTCTAAGAAATGCATTCGAAAACTTTGGTGAGCTCGTTGAAG TGAATTTGGTGATGGATAAGATTGCGAACAGGCCGAGGGGATTTGCATTCTTAAGATATGCCATGGCAGAGGAGTCTAAGAAAGCCATTGAAGGTATGCATGGGAAG TTTCTCGATGGCCGAGTAATCTTTGTTGAGGTAGCAAAATCCAGAAGTGACCTTCGTGAAGGGCTCAAGCAGAAACCTGGAGAGAGAGAGCTGGAGTGA
- the LOC142556193 gene encoding organelle RRM domain-containing protein 2, mitochondrial-like isoform X2 has product MATATFNQHIRPRPLLATPLPPPGSISEIVFYSAPLKPNKLVSGVRECNLLIAAYLPPSRPPSSASRTHFNPSTKLFVSGLSFRTTEESLRNAFENFGELVEVNLVMDKIANRPRGFAFLRYAMAEESKKAIEVSRWPSNLC; this is encoded by the exons ATGGCCACCGCAACCTTCAACCAGCACATTCGACCTCGCCCTCTCCTTGCGACGCCGCTGCCGCCACCGGGAAGTATATCGGAAATAGTCTTCTACTCCGCACCTCTTAAGCCCAACAAGCTTGTAAGTGGAGTTCGAGAATGTAATCTCCTAATTGCGGCGTATCTCCCACCTAGTCGTCCGCCTTCTTCTGCGTCGAGAACGCATTTCAATCCTTCCACCAAACTCTTCGTTAGCG GGCTCTCTTTTAGGACCACAGAGGAGAGTCTAAGAAATGCATTCGAAAACTTTGGTGAGCTCGTTGAAG TGAATTTGGTGATGGATAAGATTGCGAACAGGCCGAGGGGATTTGCATTCTTAAGATATGCCATGGCAGAGGAGTCTAAGAAAGCCATTGAAG TTTCTCGATGGCCGAGTAATCTTTGTTGA